Proteins co-encoded in one Candidatus Ryanbacteria bacterium CG10_big_fil_rev_8_21_14_0_10_43_42 genomic window:
- a CDS encoding type I DNA topoisomerase produces MSKKLIIVESPTKARTISRFLGKKYSVESSMGHIRDLPASQLGIDVDNDFEPHYVISRKVQPQVKKLRELAKKADTIILATDEDREGEAIAWHLTYALKLHEEKNAEKHVERIVFHEITKHAIEEALEHPRSINTHLVNAQQARRILDRIVGYKLSPFLWKKIAKGLSAGRVQSVAVRLIVEREKEISEFKPEEYWTITAHFAGKQPFTARLYKANGVIVPQRGITTKKESDVILKNLEQAAYTITSIEKKASMRNPRPPFTTSTLQQAASSRFGFSAKQTMRLAQQLYEGIVIDAKGAVGLITYMRTDSLNLSEEALSHAKTFLTESFGEKYALPEPRRFKTKSKGAQEAHEAIHPTDITRTPESIKDKLEPRQYKLYELIWQRFLATQMPPALFDATTIDINADDYTFRATGSVLIFDGFLAVYPMKTEDTLLPVLKEHDVLSLEKLASEQHFTEPPPRYSEASLIKALEQNGIGRPSTYAPTISTIQDRGYVERNEAKRLQPTEMGGMVNNVLVEHFPNIVDIAFTADMENKLDDVAEGNTEWVALIRDFYLPFAKRLEEKYESVEKKTMDEETDELCEKCAKPMIIKHGRFGRFMACSGFPDCRNTKQLPQHTLGITCPVCKKGDIIPRRTKSKRMFYGCSEYPACDFASWDKPTPQNCSVCGSLMVEKGKKIICSDKECRTRD; encoded by the coding sequence ATGAGTAAAAAGTTAATCATCGTAGAATCACCCACAAAAGCCCGCACCATCTCCCGCTTTCTCGGAAAAAAATATTCCGTAGAATCCAGTATGGGGCATATTCGTGATCTACCGGCATCACAGCTCGGTATTGATGTTGATAATGATTTTGAACCACACTATGTTATCTCGCGAAAAGTACAGCCTCAAGTAAAAAAACTGCGGGAACTCGCAAAAAAAGCGGATACCATTATACTTGCAACTGATGAAGATCGTGAAGGAGAAGCTATAGCGTGGCATCTTACTTATGCTCTTAAACTGCATGAGGAAAAAAATGCCGAAAAACATGTCGAGCGTATTGTATTCCATGAGATAACCAAACATGCCATCGAAGAAGCTCTTGAACATCCGCGCTCAATCAATACCCATCTGGTAAATGCCCAACAGGCCCGGCGCATTCTCGACAGAATCGTCGGTTATAAACTTTCTCCCTTTTTGTGGAAAAAAATTGCCAAGGGACTTTCCGCCGGACGTGTGCAGTCCGTTGCTGTTCGTCTTATAGTTGAGCGTGAAAAAGAAATTTCCGAATTTAAGCCGGAAGAATATTGGACAATCACCGCGCACTTCGCCGGAAAACAACCCTTTACCGCGCGCCTCTACAAAGCGAATGGGGTTATTGTCCCCCAACGCGGTATTACGACAAAAAAGGAATCGGACGTTATTTTGAAAAATCTCGAGCAAGCGGCATACACCATTACATCCATCGAAAAAAAGGCGAGTATGCGAAATCCCCGTCCGCCCTTTACCACAAGTACCCTCCAACAGGCCGCCTCAAGCCGTTTTGGGTTTTCAGCAAAACAAACCATGCGCCTTGCTCAACAATTATACGAAGGTATTGTTATAGACGCTAAAGGTGCCGTAGGTCTTATAACCTATATGCGTACGGACTCGCTCAATCTTTCAGAAGAGGCCCTTTCACACGCTAAAACATTTCTTACCGAATCATTCGGTGAGAAATATGCTCTTCCGGAACCCCGCCGCTTTAAAACAAAATCAAAGGGAGCGCAGGAAGCTCATGAAGCAATTCATCCCACCGACATCACACGTACACCGGAATCGATAAAAGACAAACTTGAACCGCGTCAATATAAATTATACGAACTCATCTGGCAAAGATTTTTAGCAACTCAAATGCCGCCGGCACTATTTGATGCCACAACCATTGATATAAATGCCGACGACTATACATTCCGCGCCACCGGATCCGTTCTTATATTTGATGGATTTCTTGCCGTATATCCCATGAAAACGGAAGATACGCTTCTGCCGGTTCTGAAAGAACATGACGTTCTTTCTCTTGAGAAACTTGCCTCCGAACAGCATTTCACCGAACCTCCTCCGCGATATTCGGAAGCATCACTCATTAAGGCTCTGGAACAAAACGGCATCGGACGGCCATCCACCTACGCACCCACCATAAGCACTATCCAGGATCGCGGCTATGTGGAACGTAATGAAGCAAAACGCCTCCAGCCTACGGAAATGGGTGGTATGGTAAATAATGTTCTTGTAGAACATTTTCCAAATATTGTTGATATTGCATTTACAGCGGATATGGAAAACAAGCTAGACGATGTCGCAGAAGGAAATACTGAATGGGTAGCCCTTATCCGTGACTTCTATCTCCCCTTTGCGAAACGTCTTGAGGAAAAATATGAATCAGTCGAGAAAAAAACAATGGATGAAGAGACGGATGAACTATGCGAAAAATGCGCCAAGCCTATGATTATAAAACATGGACGGTTTGGGCGGTTTATGGCATGTTCCGGCTTTCCTGACTGCCGTAATACAAAACAACTTCCCCAACATACGCTCGGCATTACTTGTCCCGTATGTAAAAAAGGTGATATTATTCCTCGCCGCACAAAGAGCAAACGCATGTTCTACGGATGCTCCGAATATCCGGCATGTGATTTTGCTTCCTGGGATAAACCAACCCCCCAAAACTGCTCCGTTTGCGGGTCACTCATGGTAGAGAAAGGCAAAAAAATTATATGTTCGGACAAAGAATGTCGTACTCGAGACTAA
- the dprA gene encoding DNA-protecting protein DprA, whose amino-acid sequence MDTETLFAHALNTIPELGPLRMRSLKNYCGSFTEAWHSPRIRIEEALENKKIAHSVCQKRKNISPEHLWKDITSSDITVLLPDSSLYPRRLHTIPAPPQILYLKGILPAEDTPAIAVVGTRHPTQYGKDMCDNIVRDLSHAGICIVSGLAIGIDARTHMASLDASGHTIAVVGSGLHQNVLYPASNRKLADAILSSGGAIISEYPPSLRAATWTFPQRNRIIAGISDATLVIEARKQSGTRITANYALEYGRDIFAVPGPVYSLYSETPHMLIKEGAGLVTSADDILSTLPGYTPPISTTSSVDTLSSEEHLMLSLLSEPRTINDLVHATKKSSADITRIISMLEIGGKIKNNGAGTYHNV is encoded by the coding sequence ATGGATACGGAGACATTATTTGCCCATGCACTAAATACCATTCCCGAATTAGGTCCTCTGCGCATGCGTTCTCTTAAGAATTATTGCGGTTCTTTTACGGAAGCATGGCACTCCCCCCGTATACGCATAGAAGAAGCTCTGGAGAATAAAAAAATTGCCCATAGCGTTTGTCAAAAACGAAAAAATATTTCTCCCGAACATTTATGGAAAGATATTACCTCCTCCGACATAACGGTCCTTCTTCCCGACTCTTCCCTATATCCAAGACGTCTCCATACCATACCGGCTCCTCCTCAAATTTTATACCTAAAAGGAATTCTTCCGGCCGAAGACACTCCCGCCATAGCCGTTGTCGGCACGCGTCATCCGACGCAATACGGAAAAGATATGTGTGATAATATTGTACGCGATCTCTCTCACGCCGGTATTTGCATCGTATCCGGTCTCGCTATCGGTATAGACGCTCGAACACACATGGCGTCCTTAGATGCAAGCGGTCATACGATCGCCGTTGTAGGATCAGGACTGCATCAAAACGTTCTGTATCCCGCATCCAACAGAAAACTCGCAGATGCCATCCTGTCTTCCGGAGGAGCTATTATATCCGAATATCCACCATCCCTTCGCGCCGCCACCTGGACATTTCCCCAAAGAAATCGTATTATCGCCGGGATTAGCGATGCCACCCTTGTAATAGAGGCGAGAAAACAGAGCGGTACGCGCATTACAGCCAATTACGCATTGGAGTACGGCAGAGACATATTTGCCGTTCCCGGACCTGTCTATTCTCTCTATTCCGAAACACCTCACATGCTTATCAAAGAAGGAGCAGGACTTGTTACATCAGCTGATGATATTCTCTCCACCTTACCCGGATATACACCGCCCATTAGTACGACATCTTCCGTTGATACTCTTTCATCCGAAGAACATCTTATGCTTTCTTTATTATCCGAACCTCGAACAATAAACGATCTCGTGCATGCCACAAAAAAATCTTCCGCTGATATAACACGCATTATAAGCATGCTTGAAATAGGCGGGAAAATAAAAAACAATGGCGCCGGCACATACCACAACGTATAA